The Thomasclavelia ramosa DSM 1402 genome includes a region encoding these proteins:
- a CDS encoding PHP domain-containing protein: protein MYYDLHIHSALSPCGDDTMTINNIFNMSYIKGLELIAITDHNSLKQQNYLEEIINHEILKGKIDYIHGVELQSKEEIHILAYFLKDTDLKPIQAWIDSYLIKVPNNPDYYGNQYIFNVNDEIIDHEDNLLISSLDLDIYQIIETIHSFNGIAVLAHVLAKKFGIYEIYQGIPDDLAYDGIEVGNLRELKELKKRCPSVRCEHVFYNSDAHNLEAINEPVNQINKDDFYQLWRKI from the coding sequence ATGTATTACGATCTGCATATTCATTCAGCTCTCTCTCCTTGTGGCGATGATACTATGACAATCAATAACATTTTTAATATGTCTTATATTAAAGGTCTGGAATTAATTGCAATTACTGATCATAATTCTTTAAAACAACAAAACTACTTAGAAGAAATCATCAATCATGAAATCTTAAAAGGCAAGATTGATTATATCCATGGTGTTGAATTACAGAGTAAAGAAGAGATTCATATTCTCGCCTACTTTTTAAAAGACACCGATTTAAAACCGATTCAAGCATGGATCGACAGTTATTTAATAAAAGTTCCAAATAATCCCGATTATTATGGCAATCAATATATCTTTAATGTCAATGATGAAATTATCGATCATGAAGACAATTTATTGATCAGTTCCCTTGATCTAGATATATATCAAATCATTGAGACAATCCATTCTTTTAATGGAATAGCTGTTTTAGCTCATGTATTAGCTAAAAAATTTGGAATCTATGAGATATATCAAGGAATTCCCGATGATTTAGCTTATGATGGTATTGAAGTTGGTAATTTAAGGGAATTAAAAGAACTAAAAAAAAGATGCCCTTCTGTGCGTTGTGAACATGTCTTTTATAACAGCGATGCTCATAATTTAGAAGCTATCAATGAACCAGTCAATCAAATTAATAAAGATGATTTTTATCAACTGTGGAGGAAAATATAA
- a CDS encoding pyridoxamine 5'-phosphate oxidase family protein: MRRKDREITDFNEIINIIKKCDVCRIALNDKDFPYIVPLNFGLDIQGKEVYLYFHCAMEGKKLDLIAKDNRVTFEMDCDHNFILYEERMSCTMGYESVIGHGVIETVPDENKYESLKILMRQYHAEDFKFNTDMMRVTTVLKMTVIDMVGKRRNNIH, encoded by the coding sequence ATGAGAAGAAAAGATAGAGAGATTACAGATTTTAATGAAATCATTAACATTATTAAAAAATGTGATGTTTGTAGAATTGCCTTAAATGATAAAGATTTTCCCTATATTGTTCCACTCAACTTTGGATTGGATATCCAGGGAAAAGAAGTATATTTATATTTTCATTGTGCCATGGAAGGAAAAAAATTAGACTTGATTGCGAAAGATAACCGTGTAACATTTGAAATGGATTGTGATCACAATTTTATTCTTTATGAAGAAAGAATGAGCTGCACAATGGGATATGAAAGTGTTATTGGTCATGGTGTTATTGAAACTGTTCCCGACGAGAATAAATATGAATCATTAAAGATTCTAATGCGACAATATCATGCCGAAGATTTTAAATTTAATACCGATATGATGAGGGTTACAACTGTATTAAAAATGACAGTAATAGACATGGTTGGAAAAAGAAGAAATAATATACATTAA
- a CDS encoding ATP-binding protein: MIKTYQVEKDNYQDAGKASSDIKRTLKALGIDRKILKAVAIACYEAEINIAIHSDGGTVTFEIDDDGIVHLAFDDIGPGIEDLNLAQTPGYSTASPKARELGFGAGMGLYNMKSVASTFEITSSNEGTHIKMTF; this comes from the coding sequence ATGATTAAAACTTATCAAGTAGAAAAAGATAATTATCAAGATGCCGGGAAAGCATCAAGTGATATCAAAAGGACTCTAAAAGCCCTAGGAATTGACCGAAAAATTCTAAAAGCAGTAGCGATTGCTTGCTATGAAGCTGAGATCAATATTGCAATTCATTCCGATGGAGGAACAGTTACTTTTGAAATTGATGATGACGGTATTGTTCATTTAGCTTTTGATGACATTGGTCCTGGGATTGAAGATTTAAACCTTGCTCAAACACCCGGTTATTCAACGGCCTCACCCAAAGCACGGGAATTAGGTTTTGGTGCCGGAATGGGTCTTTACAACATGAAAAGTGTGGCTTCTACCTTTGAAATTACTTCTTCAAATGAGGGAACCCACATCAAGATGACATTTTAA
- a CDS encoding complex I 24 kDa subunit family protein, with translation MKKLKQEYLDKIDEIVAKHKDEKGPMKLMLHEIQNELGYIPFEAMEKISETIGVPVSKVYGVVTFYSQFTTEPKGKHVIAVCLGTACYVNGSQTILDLLCEMTGCEVNSTSPDGLFSIDATRCVGACGLAPVVSVDGIVFGCTKQLEDLKMLVLDYLKEEAPC, from the coding sequence ATGAAAAAGTTGAAACAAGAATATTTGGATAAAATTGACGAAATCGTTGCTAAGCACAAAGATGAAAAAGGTCCAATGAAACTTATGCTTCACGAGATTCAAAACGAATTAGGCTATATTCCTTTTGAAGCAATGGAAAAAATTTCTGAAACAATTGGTGTTCCAGTATCTAAAGTATACGGTGTAGTCACTTTCTATTCTCAATTTACAACTGAACCTAAAGGTAAACATGTTATCGCCGTATGTTTAGGAACAGCTTGTTATGTCAATGGTTCCCAAACTATTCTAGACTTACTTTGTGAAATGACGGGATGCGAAGTAAATTCTACTAGTCCTGATGGACTATTTTCAATTGATGCAACACGCTGCGTTGGTGCCTGTGGTCTTGCGCCAGTTGTCAGTGTTGACGGAATTGTTTTTGGATGTACTAAACAATTAGAAGATTTAAAAATGCTTGTCTTAGATTATTTGAAAGAAGAAGCCCCATGTTAG
- a CDS encoding Crp/Fnr family transcriptional regulator yields the protein MKIAENLFNYFKNTGTLIKYQPNDIIYMQEDSSNNLYLILKGRVRVYLISKDGQEITLDIIDKGRIFGESSFLLNTSRPVCVSAIDEVELISCNLENLYPAILESKELTIAIMQLLSSTNDHLTNQVKKAYFYNRHEKIAAFLLEQKKKTISYTHEEIASLTGLNRVTVTKILNDFYQKGWIDLAYRKIIIVDHDELSNYLDK from the coding sequence ATGAAAATAGCAGAAAATCTCTTTAATTACTTTAAAAATACAGGTACATTGATCAAATATCAGCCCAACGATATTATCTATATGCAAGAAGATTCAAGCAACAATCTTTATTTGATTTTAAAAGGACGTGTTCGTGTTTATTTAATTTCAAAAGACGGACAAGAAATCACTTTAGATATCATCGATAAAGGAAGAATCTTTGGCGAATCTTCATTTTTATTAAACACTTCAAGACCAGTTTGTGTTAGTGCTATTGATGAAGTTGAATTGATCTCTTGTAATCTTGAAAATTTGTATCCTGCCATTTTAGAATCAAAAGAACTAACTATAGCAATCATGCAGCTCTTATCTTCAACTAATGATCATCTTACTAACCAAGTAAAAAAAGCATATTTTTATAACCGCCATGAAAAAATTGCTGCTTTTTTATTAGAACAAAAGAAAAAGACTATCTCATACACACATGAAGAAATAGCCTCTTTAACAGGACTTAATCGCGTTACTGTTACTAAAATTCTCAATGATTTTTATCAAAAGGGCTGGATCGACCTAGCCTATCGTAAAATCATTATTGTTGACCATGATGAGTTAAGCAATTATCTAGATAAATAA
- a CDS encoding histidine phosphatase family protein, protein MSLYVTRHGQTNYNVNNLVCGISPAALTTDGIEQAKELGRQLKSIKYDFLYVSPLQRAIDTADYANVEGLEVIIEPRISEINFGIYEGVHRDDPGFIANKHNLAIRYPNGESFIELCKRVYEFLGEIKEQATKSNVLLVCHGAVCRAINTYFNEMSNDDIFYYQTENCQLLKYDYLSR, encoded by the coding sequence ATGAGTCTTTATGTAACGAGACACGGACAGACAAATTATAATGTTAATAATTTAGTTTGCGGAATTAGTCCAGCCGCTTTGACAACAGATGGAATTGAACAAGCCAAAGAATTGGGTCGACAATTAAAATCAATTAAATATGATTTTTTATATGTATCACCGTTACAACGTGCTATTGATACTGCTGACTATGCTAATGTAGAAGGTTTAGAAGTGATTATTGAACCGAGAATCAGTGAAATTAATTTTGGTATCTATGAGGGGGTACATCGTGATGATCCTGGTTTTATTGCTAATAAACATAATTTAGCAATACGGTATCCTAATGGTGAATCGTTTATTGAATTATGCAAGCGGGTCTATGAATTTCTTGGTGAAATCAAAGAACAGGCAACCAAAAGTAATGTTTTATTAGTGTGTCATGGTGCTGTTTGTCGGGCAATTAATACGTATTTTAATGAGATGAGCAACGATGATATTTTTTATTATCAAACGGAAAATTGCCAATTGCTTAAATATGATTATTTATCTAGATAA
- a CDS encoding iron-containing alcohol dehydrogenase, whose amino-acid sequence MQRFTLPRDLYHGKGSLEALKSLEGKKAIICVGGGSMKRNGFLDRAIAYLEEAGMQVKLFEGIEPDPSVETVMKGAAVMEEFQPDWIVAMGGGSPIDAAKAMWIKYEYPEITFEEMCKVFGIPKLRKKAHFCAIPSTSGTATEVTAFSIITDYEKGIKYPIADFEITPDVAIVDPDLAETMPLKLVAHTGMDAMTHAIEAYVSTANCNYTDPLAIHAIEMIQANLVKSYNGDMGARDDMHDAQCLAGQAFSNALLGIVHSMAHKTGAAFVDQGGHIIHGAANAMYLPKVIAFNAKDETAKKRYGVIADYMHLGGNSDDEKVALLIAYLRKMNDELNIPHSINHYGADGLPADTGFVSEDVFLARVDNIAALAIEDACTGSNPRIPTQEEMVELLKACYYDSEVDF is encoded by the coding sequence ATGCAAAGATTTACATTACCTAGAGATTTGTATCACGGAAAAGGTTCGTTAGAAGCTTTAAAATCTTTAGAAGGAAAAAAAGCGATTATTTGTGTCGGTGGCGGAAGTATGAAAAGAAATGGTTTTCTTGATCGTGCTATCGCTTATTTAGAAGAAGCTGGAATGCAAGTAAAACTATTTGAAGGGATTGAACCTGATCCATCTGTGGAAACAGTGATGAAAGGTGCTGCAGTCATGGAAGAGTTCCAACCTGATTGGATCGTAGCTATGGGTGGTGGTTCACCAATCGATGCTGCTAAAGCAATGTGGATTAAGTATGAATATCCGGAAATTACATTTGAAGAAATGTGTAAAGTTTTTGGTATTCCTAAACTAAGAAAAAAAGCACATTTTTGTGCAATTCCATCAACTAGTGGAACTGCTACAGAAGTAACAGCATTCTCAATCATTACAGATTATGAAAAAGGAATTAAATATCCAATTGCTGATTTTGAAATTACACCAGATGTAGCAATTGTTGATCCTGATTTAGCTGAAACAATGCCACTTAAGCTAGTTGCGCATACCGGTATGGATGCGATGACGCATGCGATTGAGGCATATGTTTCAACTGCGAATTGTAATTACACTGATCCATTAGCGATTCATGCCATTGAAATGATTCAAGCTAATTTAGTTAAATCATACAATGGGGATATGGGTGCTCGTGACGATATGCATGATGCCCAATGTTTAGCAGGACAAGCATTCTCTAATGCGCTATTAGGAATCGTGCATTCAATGGCACATAAAACTGGTGCAGCTTTTGTTGATCAAGGTGGTCACATTATTCACGGGGCAGCAAATGCAATGTACTTGCCAAAAGTTATTGCCTTTAATGCAAAAGATGAAACAGCTAAAAAACGTTATGGTGTAATTGCTGATTATATGCATTTAGGTGGAAATAGTGATGATGAAAAAGTAGCTTTATTAATTGCATACTTACGCAAAATGAATGATGAATTAAATATTCCACATTCAATCAATCATTATGGAGCTGATGGATTACCGGCAGATACTGGTTTTGTTAGCGAAGATGTATTCTTGGCACGAGTTGATAATATTGCAGCACTAGCAATTGAAGATGCTTGTACAGGTTCTAATCCAAGAATTCCAACTCAAGAAGAAATGGTTGAGTTGTTAAAAGCTTGCTATTATGACAGCGAAGTAGATTTTTAA
- a CDS encoding (2Fe-2S) ferredoxin domain-containing protein, which produces MKSLEDLKKLRDAAQSNMSMRTDEQQKYRVVVGMATCGIAAGARPVLNTLVETVAQEKLPATVLQTGCIGMCTLEPIVEVFDRDDNKTTYVLVNPAKAKEIAEKHLKHDEIIDEYTVGHYKK; this is translated from the coding sequence ATGAAATCCTTAGAAGATTTAAAAAAACTTCGTGATGCTGCTCAAAGCAACATGTCAATGCGAACAGATGAACAACAAAAATATCGGGTTGTCGTAGGAATGGCAACTTGCGGGATTGCAGCAGGAGCGCGTCCTGTTTTAAACACTTTAGTAGAAACTGTTGCCCAAGAAAAATTACCTGCAACAGTATTACAAACTGGATGTATTGGAATGTGCACTCTAGAACCAATCGTAGAAGTGTTTGATCGCGATGACAATAAAACAACATATGTATTAGTAAACCCTGCTAAAGCTAAAGAAATTGCTGAAAAACACTTAAAACATGATGAAATAATCGACGAGTATACTGTCGGACATTATAAGAAATAG
- a CDS encoding LysR family transcriptional regulator — protein sequence MNLLHLKYVIEVAKAGSISKAASNLYMNQPHLSKTIKDLEENMQIIIFERTSKGVIPTKKGAEFIERAKSIIMQVEEMEAMYQGYDDKSVHLDICVPRASYVANAFTNYLSMINFHDKNIKVNYRETNSFDTIKDVYEGEANIGIIRFPIDEESYFLHLLETKELNFEKLYQFNYQLLFSNENPLSFKEIIYLSDLETQIEITHGDTALPSLPIVATNRNDETRHSKKEISVYERASQFELLNHLPHTFMWVSPIPQEVLRRFNLVTKECQENKMSYQDLLITRKGYRLSKEDEGFIRAIKCSIKEINI from the coding sequence ATGAATCTATTACATTTAAAATACGTGATTGAAGTTGCAAAAGCCGGCTCAATTAGTAAAGCTGCCAGCAATTTATATATGAATCAGCCGCATTTAAGTAAAACAATTAAAGATCTGGAAGAAAATATGCAGATAATTATTTTTGAACGAACTTCAAAAGGAGTTATTCCAACAAAAAAAGGTGCTGAATTTATTGAACGAGCTAAAAGTATCATTATGCAGGTAGAAGAGATGGAAGCCATGTATCAAGGATATGATGATAAGTCTGTTCATTTAGATATATGTGTACCGCGGGCTAGTTATGTCGCTAATGCGTTTACTAATTATTTATCGATGATTAATTTTCATGATAAAAATATTAAGGTTAATTATCGCGAAACGAATTCTTTTGATACAATCAAGGATGTTTATGAAGGAGAAGCAAATATTGGAATAATTCGCTTTCCTATTGATGAAGAGAGTTATTTTCTCCATTTATTAGAAACAAAGGAACTAAATTTTGAAAAACTATATCAATTTAATTATCAATTATTATTTTCAAATGAAAATCCGTTATCATTTAAAGAGATTATTTATCTATCTGATCTAGAAACCCAAATAGAAATTACACATGGGGATACAGCTTTACCATCATTACCGATCGTAGCAACCAATCGTAATGATGAAACACGTCATAGTAAAAAAGAAATTTCGGTATATGAACGGGCTAGTCAATTTGAGTTATTAAATCATCTACCTCATACTTTTATGTGGGTGTCACCGATTCCTCAAGAAGTTTTAAGACGTTTTAATTTAGTTACTAAGGAGTGTCAAGAAAATAAAATGAGTTATCAAGATCTGTTGATTACGAGAAAAGGATATCGTTTGTCGAAAGAAGATGAGGGCTTTATTAGAGCAATCAAGTGTAGTATTAAAGAAATTAATATCTAG
- a CDS encoding ATP-binding protein, translating to MQEIAMNILDIAYNSIKAQANLIKIIIHDSSKLNIINIQIIDNGIGMDKTTVKNVIDPFYTTRTTRKVGLGVPMFKENIEATGGTFKIESEVGKGTHVTGEFIKNHLDTPPMGNIVETIITLIQADEKINYLFKYTSDKLEFILDTQEIKKILEGVPINQPEIIVWLKEYIKEGLQL from the coding sequence ATGCAGGAAATCGCAATGAATATTCTCGATATTGCTTATAACTCAATAAAAGCTCAGGCTAATTTGATCAAGATCATTATTCACGATAGCAGTAAATTAAATATTATTAATATCCAAATTATTGATAATGGCATTGGGATGGACAAAACAACTGTAAAAAATGTTATTGATCCATTCTATACAACAAGAACCACTAGAAAAGTCGGTCTTGGAGTCCCAATGTTTAAGGAAAACATTGAAGCTACTGGAGGAACCTTTAAAATCGAATCCGAAGTTGGAAAAGGTACTCATGTAACTGGTGAATTTATTAAAAATCATTTGGATACGCCACCAATGGGAAATATTGTTGAAACAATTATTACTTTGATTCAAGCTGATGAAAAAATTAATTATTTATTTAAATATACAAGTGATAAATTAGAATTTATTTTAGACACTCAAGAAATTAAAAAAATTCTTGAGGGTGTTCCAATTAATCAACCAGAGATAATTGTCTGGTTAAAAGAATATATAAAGGAGGGATTGCAACTATGA
- a CDS encoding NUDIX hydrolase translates to MKRNVNIIVVFNQNKSKVLMCKRKKAPFKGLYNFVGGKIEPNEDHLQAAYRELAEETNISKTDIELIHFMDFTYYLDDTLLETYIGTLSTNVDIHGEENQLAWIKLTDDFKDLNRFAGNGNIYHILKEISLMMPF, encoded by the coding sequence ATGAAAAGAAATGTAAACATAATTGTCGTATTTAATCAAAATAAATCAAAAGTATTAATGTGTAAAAGAAAAAAAGCTCCTTTTAAAGGACTCTATAATTTTGTCGGAGGAAAAATCGAGCCAAATGAAGATCATCTTCAGGCAGCATATCGTGAATTAGCCGAGGAAACTAATATATCTAAAACAGATATTGAACTGATCCATTTTATGGATTTTACCTATTACCTTGATGATACTCTTCTAGAAACATATATTGGTACCCTTTCAACCAATGTTGATATTCACGGTGAAGAAAATCAGTTAGCCTGGATCAAGCTAACTGATGATTTTAAAGATCTTAATCGTTTTGCAGGAAATGGTAATATTTACCATATTCTCAAAGAAATATCACTAATGATGCCGTTCTAA
- a CDS encoding YitT family protein, with the protein MKGKLLRIGTIILGNVFVAFAVSTLVLENQLISGGVTGLGIVTNHYTGINISLIVGIINVLLFLLGLFFIGKKFALSTLISTFAFPVLLEFFNTNAIFHNYCQDTLLAVVLAGCLVGIGVGLMIRSDASSGGMDIIAIILNRKLGIPVFIMVNVFDFIILCMQATFSNPTKILYSIVLVFVTSFMLNKTLTKGSKMVQLVVISDCHEMIKKMIIEEADAGVTSLYSQKGFNETDTKTLLTIIPPVKLTKIKEQIKLIDPVAFMVVATVDEVSGRGYTLERHH; encoded by the coding sequence ATGAAAGGAAAATTATTAAGAATCGGAACTATTATATTAGGAAATGTTTTTGTAGCTTTTGCGGTAAGTACTCTGGTTTTAGAAAATCAATTAATTTCTGGAGGAGTAACTGGTCTAGGAATCGTTACTAATCATTATACTGGGATAAATATTTCACTTATCGTAGGAATCATTAATGTTTTATTATTTTTATTAGGATTATTTTTTATTGGTAAAAAATTTGCTTTATCTACACTTATATCAACATTTGCTTTTCCTGTTTTGCTAGAATTTTTCAATACCAATGCAATTTTCCATAATTATTGTCAAGATACTTTATTAGCAGTCGTTTTAGCAGGCTGCTTAGTTGGAATTGGGGTAGGATTAATGATCCGTTCAGATGCATCATCTGGAGGTATGGATATTATTGCGATTATCTTGAATAGAAAATTAGGAATTCCAGTATTCATTATGGTTAACGTATTTGATTTTATTATCTTATGTATGCAAGCAACCTTCAGTAATCCAACTAAAATCTTATACAGTATTGTTCTTGTTTTTGTAACATCATTTATGTTGAATAAAACTTTAACAAAAGGTTCTAAGATGGTTCAATTAGTAGTAATTAGCGACTGCCATGAAATGATCAAAAAAATGATTATTGAAGAAGCGGATGCTGGGGTAACTTCTTTATATAGTCAAAAAGGTTTTAATGAGACTGACACTAAAACCTTATTAACAATTATTCCACCGGTTAAATTAACCAAAATCAAAGAACAGATTAAATTAATTGATCCTGTTGCATTTATGGTAGTAGCAACGGTTGATGAAGTTAGTGGCCGAGGATATACATTAGAACGGCATCATTAG
- a CDS encoding [Fe-Fe] hydrogenase large subunit C-terminal domain-containing protein, translating into MKQVISYLGSGCKNCIKCVKSCPMDAISIVNEQVIIDEDKCINCDICIQACDQKVLRIKNIDLESTLKKHDYNIALIPTAILSDLKTYDEIKNIAHAIKEFGFDEVVQYSDIEGLLYKQGLKDSKNGEEVMLTSFCPTINKLIINDYPTLIDHLLPYDYPVEIAAKKLRQKYAQKDIAIYSLCECVGKLTLAKQPFGNEDSNIDYALSVSQMFPRINQFKNDSQEELEINEYGVKSIVGDLYGDKRLSAISVEGLSQIRKALDLIEFDQLKHVDLMALFACFQGCIGGYYLWSNPFEGCFNIESMIDDCNGNLASLDKKDYIKAHEITSGNEKNFKERLAWFNKVNAILETLPQYDCGSCGFANCRGLASRIASGEVDDSLCRVKRR; encoded by the coding sequence ATGAAGCAAGTTATTAGTTATTTAGGCAGTGGTTGTAAAAACTGCATTAAATGTGTTAAATCATGTCCTATGGATGCCATTTCAATTGTCAATGAACAAGTAATTATCGATGAAGATAAGTGTATTAATTGCGACATTTGTATTCAGGCATGTGACCAGAAAGTATTAAGAATTAAAAATATCGATCTTGAAAGCACCTTAAAAAAACATGATTACAATATTGCATTGATTCCTACTGCAATCTTATCTGATTTAAAAACATATGATGAGATAAAAAATATTGCTCATGCAATCAAGGAGTTTGGATTTGATGAAGTAGTTCAATATAGTGATATTGAAGGACTTTTATATAAACAGGGTTTAAAAGATAGTAAAAATGGTGAAGAAGTAATGTTAACATCATTTTGCCCGACAATTAATAAACTGATTATTAATGATTACCCTACTTTGATCGATCATTTACTACCATATGATTATCCTGTTGAGATTGCTGCTAAAAAATTACGGCAAAAATACGCACAGAAAGATATTGCTATCTATTCTTTATGTGAGTGTGTTGGAAAATTAACACTTGCTAAACAACCTTTTGGTAATGAAGATTCAAATATCGATTATGCCTTAAGTGTTTCACAAATGTTTCCACGGATAAATCAATTTAAAAATGATTCACAAGAAGAACTTGAAATCAATGAATATGGAGTAAAAAGTATTGTTGGTGATCTTTATGGAGATAAAAGACTTTCAGCAATCAGTGTTGAAGGATTATCACAAATTAGAAAAGCCTTGGATTTAATTGAATTTGATCAACTAAAACATGTAGATTTAATGGCATTATTTGCTTGTTTCCAAGGATGTATCGGCGGCTATTATTTATGGTCTAATCCTTTTGAAGGCTGCTTTAATATTGAAAGCATGATCGATGATTGTAATGGTAATTTAGCTTCGTTAGATAAAAAAGATTATATCAAAGCACATGAAATAACAAGTGGTAATGAAAAGAATTTCAAAGAACGCTTAGCTTGGTTTAATAAAGTAAATGCTATTTTAGAAACTTTACCTCAATATGATTGTGGCAGCTGTGGATTCGCAAATTGTCGCGGTCTAGCTTCACGAATTGCTAGTGGTGAGGTTGATGATTCATTATGTCGAGTAAAAAGAAGGTGA
- a CDS encoding undecaprenyl-diphosphate phosphatase has translation MEIIELIKVIILGIVEGITEWLPISSTGHMILVDEFIKLNVSADFLEMFLVVIQLGAILAVVVLYWKKLIPFDYKNRWRIKKDTFSMWFKIIFACLPAAVVGLLFDDQLNELFYNPLTVAIALIVFGVLFIFIENYNKGKETKINSLSEITYNTALIIGIFQLIAAVFPGTSRSGATIVGALLIGVSRTVAAEFTFFLAIPVMFGASLLKLVKFGFAFTTAELLLLVIGMLVAFVVSMLTIKFLMSYIKKHDFKAFGWYRIILGIIVLIYFMVF, from the coding sequence ATGGAAATTATTGAATTAATTAAAGTTATTATTTTAGGAATTGTTGAAGGTATTACTGAATGGCTACCAATTAGTAGTACTGGACATATGATTCTAGTTGATGAATTTATTAAATTAAATGTTAGTGCTGATTTTTTAGAAATGTTTCTAGTTGTAATTCAGCTAGGAGCAATTTTGGCAGTAGTTGTACTTTATTGGAAAAAGTTGATACCTTTTGATTATAAAAATAGATGGAGAATAAAGAAGGATACTTTTTCAATGTGGTTTAAAATTATTTTTGCATGCCTTCCAGCAGCTGTAGTAGGTCTTTTGTTTGATGATCAATTAAATGAGTTGTTTTACAATCCTTTGACAGTTGCAATTGCATTGATTGTTTTTGGGGTTCTGTTTATTTTCATTGAAAATTACAACAAAGGTAAAGAAACAAAAATCAATTCATTAAGTGAAATTACTTATAATACAGCCTTGATCATTGGAATCTTTCAATTGATTGCTGCGGTATTTCCTGGTACATCACGCTCAGGAGCAACGATCGTTGGGGCTTTATTGATTGGAGTTAGTCGAACTGTTGCAGCAGAATTCACTTTCTTTTTAGCAATTCCAGTAATGTTTGGAGCCAGTTTATTGAAATTAGTTAAATTTGGTTTTGCTTTTACAACAGCAGAATTGTTATTATTAGTGATTGGAATGCTAGTAGCTTTTGTGGTCAGTATGTTAACGATCAAATTTTTAATGAGCTATATTAAAAAACATGATTTCAAAGCATTTGGCTGGTATCGAATCATTTTAGGAATTATTGTTTTAATATATTTTATGGTATTTTAA